The Fusarium poae strain DAOMC 252244 chromosome 2, whole genome shotgun sequence nucleotide sequence CTATCCTCCTAGAAATGAATCTCCTTCCAACGGCAAACAGCCTGCCCCTATCAACACCTCCACACCTGGCCCGAACTTCAACCCTTACAACCAATCCCAGAGCAACAACCCGTATGGCCAAGCACCTATGGGAGGTCGACCTGGAAGCACGTATGGAGCTCAAGAGCTGGCCACTTCTGTTTACGACTCACCTATTGCGACTAACAACCCACAACCGCTCGCTCCATCTGCCACATTCTCCAGCTCAGTGTATTCCCCTGAAGAACCCAGCGAGAATGCCACAGCACCACCTGCTGGTCCCTACGGTGGTCACCAACAACAGCCACAGCAATATCAGAGCTACAACCCTTCACAAGCTCCCCCTATGCCCACAGGCTCAGCCCCTCCTCCGCCTCAGAGTGTCATGACTCCCCCCCCTCTGCAACCTGGAAATGCTGCTGGATATGATGCTCGACACGGCCTTCCCAGCCAAAGCGGCGGCGGTGGTCAGAACCAGTACAAGCCGTATGTCCCTCCTGGTGATGGACCCTCTGCTCCAGCACCAGATAGTTACTACCAAAGTGGTGGGGTTTATTAGAGACGGGGCCGTCCAACGATAGTCGACTTTTACTATAGCGTTGAATAACCAGCCTTGCTCCTTTTTACTGATAGGAGCTTTTCGTTTCTACTTGTTGGTAATTCATGCAACGCATAACTATACGCTTTTCTTTCAATGTGCTGGAGAGAACTTTGCTATGCTGGGTTGGAGTGAGGTCAAACCACGACAGACTCAtaagatagatagatagaagGAAATCTATCTTTTGTTTAAATCACGAACTATGTCATTATTTACATGGTTAATTAAGCTCAGTAATAACTTGTACAGATCCGGACTATATCTCCCTATTGGTAAATAGCCGTTCCGTTTGATAACCTGAAACCTTGACCGTCACGCCCCTGTAACAGTCCCTTTTTTTGCCGCCTCCCGACTCCATTTCCCCTCGTCTCGATTTTCCTTTCCTCCTCTGCTTTCCTGTTCTTCTAAACTTGAccaaaaataaattaattcaCCTTCTTTCGAAAAAAGCCCTTGTCGGCCATATTTTTAATTCGACTCTTCTCTTGTGTTTCAGCTGGTTCTGTAACTTCAAGCGCCTTTCTCTCTATTCCCCACATATTCATTCACCAGTCTAtctctctgtctcttgagTACCGCTTCAAATACCACGCCACTACGTATTAAACATCGTCACAATGAAGACTACATTCTTTGTCGCGCTTctttctgctgctgcttctaTCGTCAGCGCTGGTATTGTCGTCACGCCTGTATTCTTTGACCAGATCGTTGAGAAGATCTCTGGTGACTGTCCCTTTGGTGTGGTTACGCCTCAGGGCTGCGCGTACGTGTTTGCTTTCCAACGCT carries:
- a CDS encoding hypothetical protein (SECRETED:SignalP(1-19)): MKTTFFVALLSAAASIVSAGIVVTPVFFDQIVEKISGDCPFGVVTPQGCARQRG